The DNA region ccccagctccccacATCAAACCCTCCACTCCGGAATCGGCACAGTCTACACCCAAGACGGCCGCGTCGGCTCCTGCGGCACCTCCCACGACGACTCCGCCTTCGTCGTCGCCCTCGGAAACGACTGGATGCACCACCGGTACCAGGCCTCCGAGTGCGGCCGCCAGATCCAGGTCACCAACAAGGGGTCGCGTCACCacgtcggcggcgagggtaacaccatcaccgtcaccgtccAGGACACCTGCGCCAGCTGCGACGCCGGCCACGTCGACTTTAGCCATGCCGCGTGGGACGCGCTGACAGACGGGAGCCCGCCCGGGCA from Podospora pseudoanserina strain CBS 124.78 chromosome 1, whole genome shotgun sequence includes:
- a CDS encoding hypothetical protein (EggNog:ENOG503P74E; COG:S); the protein is MFDIIVSPSSPHQTLHSGIGTVYTQDGRVGSCGTSHDDSAFVVALGNDWMHHRYQASECGRQIQVTNKGSRHHVGGEGNTITVTVQDTCASCDAGHVDFSHAAWDALTDGSPPGQVDLEWTWL